tAATTTATCATGCAAGATTTTTGACTGACCAGAAAATTCCTTAGAAATAGTAacaaattaaatgtatatattatatcaGTTTTTTAATGGAGTCTGTTATTTCCATCAAGGATTTTACATATGAGACATGGTGTGGTTATAAATTGGTCACATACAAACCAGAAAACAAGATTCATGGGGAAAACATAAACTGAACATTCATTAAAGTTGAATGCCATATCCTAAGTGTGAAATCTTAAAAACACCAAACAAAGGCTTCATTTGTCCACATCTCTTCATTCTGTGTCCTTATAGGCGGCAAGACTATTGCGGAAGCAGGACCACATGAAGACTGCCCTTGCCAGCAAATCTGGGAACAAACTGCAAGTGACTTAACCCAGTCTCAAGACTCCATCATAAATAATTCTCACTTCTTTGAACAAGGTGATGTCCCCTCCCAGGTTGAGGCAGGACTATCTATAATTCATACAGGACAGAAACCTTCACAGAATGGGAAGTGTAAACAGTCCTTCAGTGATGTTGCCATCTTTGATCCTCCTCAGCAGTTCCACTCAGGAGAGAAGTCTCATACATGCAATGAGTGTGGAAAAAGCTTCTGTTACATCTCAGCTCTTCGTATTCACCAGAGAGTTCACTTGAGAGAGAAACTCTCTAAGTGTGACATGCGTGGTAAGGAATTCAGTCAGAGCTCATGTCTGCAAACTCGTGAGAGagtccacactggagagaaaccattcAAATGTGAGCAATGTGGGAAAGGCTTCAGATGTAGAGCGATACTTCAAGTTCACTGCAAATtacacacaggagagaaaccttataTTTGTGAGAAATGTGGGAGGGCCTTCATTCACGATTTCCAGCTTCAGAAACatcagataattcatactggGGAGAAGCCGTTCAAATGTGAAATATGTGGTAAGAGCTTCTGCCTTAGGTCAAGTCTTAATAGGCATTGCATGGTCCACACAGCAGAGAAACTGTACAAATCTGAGGAGTGTGGAAAAGGCTTCACTGATAGCCTAGATTTGCATAAGCATCAGATAATTCACACAGGACAGAAACCGTACAAttgtaaagaatgtgggaagaGCTTCAGATGGTCCTCATATCTTTTGATCCATCAGCGAATCCACAGTGGAGAAAAACCATACAGATGTGAGGAGTGTGGGAAGGGCTACATTAGTAAGTCAGGTCTTAACTTGCACCAGAGGGTCCATACTGGAGAGAGACCTTATAattgtaaggaatgtgggaagagCTTTAGCCGGGCTTCAAGTATTTTGAATCATAAGAAACTCCACTGCCGGAAAAAACCCTTCAAATGTGAGGATTGTGGAAAGAGGCTTGTACACCGGTCTTTCTGTAAAGACCAACAAGGAGACCACAATGGAGAAAACTCATCCAAATGTGAGGACTGTGGGAAGCGCTACAAGAGGCGCTTGAATCTGgatataattttatcattatttttaaatgatatgtaagttgtacatatatatgggatatggtatgaaattttaatatgtgtatataatacgTAATGATCAAATTGATGTAATTAGTGTATTACCTTAAACAAttaacatttctttgttttgggaaaatTCAAAATCCATTGTTCTAGCGatttgaaaagaaacaataaattattgttgattaTAGTCACCTTTGGTGCTTTAGAACACTAGAATGTATTTCTCCTATCTAGCAGTACTTATGTATCTTGTTACCCAATCTTTGGCTATCTCACCTAACCCCTACACTTCCCTGCTTCTAGAACCACTGTTTTACTCACTAAttctatgaaatcaacttttttagcttccatatgTGTGTGAGGACAGTTAGTATTTATCTTACCTTGCTTAGCTTATATTGTTTAACATGTCCTCCAAAGCTCAtctatgttgccacaaatgacacaattttgttttctttttatgccCAAagagtattctattgtgtatatatgccaccttttcttcatttatctattgatggacacaTAGGTGGGTTCCATATCTTAACTATTGTGAAGAATAGTGCTCCAATGAACATGGTAGTGTAGATATCTGAtccacatactgatttcctttgctTTGGATATactcaatagtgggattgctagatcactCGAATCTTATGCCTCAGAGGCTTgacacaagagcaaaactatggAAGTGTGGCTAGGGTGATATGGCTTCATACCACCTCAGGCCTCAAGTCCTCAACTGCACCAGAGTGTCCACGTTGGACAGAATCCTTAGTAATGAGGTGTGTGATAAAGTCTCTGCTCAGTTGTCTATAATCTCATTTGAGAGTTCACAAAGgggcaaaacattaaaaagaggCATATGGTAAGCACTTCAGTGTGTGTTTATATCATAATTTATCACAGTCCATACTGATAATATATTTCATCCAGGCTTGTAGGACAGAAAACATTTGTTTAAGTTAAATTCAGTGTTTCACCATAGCTCAGCATTCTCCCATCATCCTAGGACCATCGTAGTAGAGAACTCTTGTAAATTGTGCAGTAGGGTTGCAAACAGAACTTACGCTTGTCATTCAGGAGACAGGCCTTAGAATAAGAGTTTGTTCACACATTTACAAAACCCTAATGATGAACATGTCAAAAGTGGTGACCACTAGAATGTCAACTACAGGTACCTTGTTTTCTGCATCCTCAGGACCTTAACACTGATTAGCACTTACATGTTTAGTATGTGTTAAATGactcaaaaggagaaaatatgatattttaaaattgcatctaggagagaaaatctacaaaaaataattcaggGACACGAGTTAAAATGCAGAATACACTCAGTTCTGCAATCCAAAGCATTATTTTGGGTAATCTTACCCTGTTGCACTTGGCTGCTGGCTTCCCCTCATCCTCTGTTCTGAAGTTTACTACTAGTGGCTTTGTCTAATGCTCCATTGGTTGCATACAATATAAATTCAACAATCATTTGTAACTCTTCTCACACTACAGGCTGAAAATGGTTTGTTAACTTGTCAATAACAGTCCACTGCATATAtcacaattacatttttttcaacagtGTTAAGGCAAAATTTATAGTAATACTTTTTACGTGGCAGATGTAGTTACGTTGGAAAAAACTTCCTTAGTTCTGAATTCTCATGATTGCTTCTGTATTTCCATGCAGGCCTTGATATAATGGCCTTCTAATTGTGGTAGCATTTATTTTATCAAACAACTCAGGTAGAAGCTATGCCAATTTGACAATTTTTGGAAACCTAACCTAATATTCTCTTCCTATCTCTATGAAATACCAAGAGAAACCTATCGGAGTTTGGTAATTTCATGAAATGTATCCATGATTGGGGTAGGAGTGACATTTACATGCTCTTCTTTATTGTTGGCAGTAAAAATAAGTCTTTTGTAAGCAGTGTATATCAGAATGTATAAGGTACAAGTGTTTTACCTGGAAATGATGGGATAGGAAATTATGATTATGATGTTAAAACTGTGAAAAGTAGAAAACCACATGGATGATATCAccccattttaaaatggaataagtATTCAACAAGAATTTGTGTGAAATGCATTTATTCCTATAACATAAGACCAATAAAATGAGGGAACCAGACATAcagtaaaaggagaaaaacataatGTGAGCTTTGTGAAATCTGACTGTAACCTTCATAACATAATCAAATATCTTTGTGTGTTTCTGGGACTTTTTAATGTGTATATACGTAATTTGTGAACAACTATTCTTTCCTCTGGCAATGAATATTTGctggtatttttccattttataattttatgcattttttctcAGTGAACATCAGTTTTATCAAAGCAGTAAATTTAGTGCAATAAATTTGCAAACTTATTAACGTTAATCACTTACCTACCAGGACTCAGAATCTCAGAATAAAATTGCTCTATATTGTCATATGATGTAAGTTCACAATGACTAGGGCATTTTGA
The DNA window shown above is from Homo sapiens chromosome 19, GRCh38.p14 Primary Assembly and carries:
- the ZNF230 gene encoding zinc finger protein 230, producing MTTFKEAVTFKDVAVFFTEEELGLLDPAQRKLYQDVMLENFTNLLSVGHQPFHPFHFLREEKFWMMETATQREGNSGGKTIAEAGPHEDCPCQQIWEQTASDLTQSQDSIINNSHFFEQGDVPSQVEAGLSIIHTGQKPSQNGKCKQSFSDVAIFDPPQQFHSGEKSHTCNECGKSFCYISALRIHQRVHLREKLSKCDMRGKEFSQSSCLQTRERVHTGEKPFKCEQCGKGFRCRAILQVHCKLHTGEKPYICEKCGRAFIHDFQLQKHQIIHTGEKPFKCEICGKSFCLRSSLNRHCMVHTAEKLYKSEECGKGFTDSLDLHKHQIIHTGQKPYNCKECGKSFRWSSYLLIHQRIHSGEKPYRCEECGKGYISKSGLNLHQRVHTGERPYNCKECGKSFSRASSILNHKKLHCRKKPFKCEDCGKRLVHRSFCKDQQGDHNGENSSKCEDCGKRYKRRLNLDIILSLFLNDM